The genomic interval CCCGCAGGGCACGCTCGCCGAACGCATCCGCGCCGGCGGCGCTGGCATTGCGGCATTCTACACCAAGACCGGCGTCGGAACCGTGATTGCCGAGGGCAAGGAAGTCCGCAGCTTCAACGGCGAGGACTATGTCATGGAGACCGGGCTTGTCGCCGATATCAGCCTGGTCCACGCCTTCAAGGGCGATACCGAGGGCAATCTGGTCTATCGCAAGACCGCCCGCAACTTCAATCCGGACATGGCCACGGCAGCGCGGATGACCTTTGCCGAGGTGGAGCATCTGGTGCAGCCCGGCGAGATCGATCCCGATCACATTCACACGCCCGGCATCTTCGTGTCGCGCATCGTCCACGTCCCGAATCCGGTCAAGCACATCGAAAAGCGCACAACGCGCGAAGCCCGGCGGGAGGAAGCATAATGGCCTGGACACGCGAACAGATGGCGGCCCGTGCGGCCCGCGAACTGCAGGACGGCTTCTACGTCAATCTCGGCATCGGCATCCCCACGCTCGTCGCCAACTATATTCCGGAAAACATGGACATCCGGCTGCAAAGCGAAAACGGCATGCTGGGCATGGGCCCCTTCCCGTTCGAGGGCGAGGAGGACCCCGACCTGATCAATGCCGGCAAGCAGACGATCACCTCTTTGCCCGAAACCAGCTTTTTCTCCAGTTCGGAGAGTTTCTCGATGATCCGCGGCGGCCATATCGATCTGTCGATTCTCGGCGCGATGCAGGTTGCGGAGAATGGCGACCTCGCCAACTGGATGATCCCCGGCAAGATGGTCAAGGGCATGGGCGGCGCGATGGACCTTGTCGCCGGCGTCAAGCGCGTCGTGGTGGTGATGGAACATGAGGCGAAGGGAACGCCCAAGCTCCTGAAGGAATGTACCCTGCCCCTGACCGGCAAGCGCGTCGCCGATATGGTGAT from Martelella mediterranea DSM 17316 carries:
- a CDS encoding 3-oxoacid CoA-transferase subunit B, whose protein sequence is MAWTREQMAARAARELQDGFYVNLGIGIPTLVANYIPENMDIRLQSENGMLGMGPFPFEGEEDPDLINAGKQTITSLPETSFFSSSESFSMIRGGHIDLSILGAMQVAENGDLANWMIPGKMVKGMGGAMDLVAGVKRVVVVMEHEAKGTPKLLKECTLPLTGKRVADMVITDLGVFTLTRHGEPKMVLTELADGVTLDEITAKTEARFTVALEKEGASHA
- a CDS encoding CoA transferase subunit A, translated to MRKVFASATEALAGQLRDDMVIMSGGFGLCGIPEALIEAVELSGARNLTVISNNAGVDGIGLGRLLETRQISKMISSYVGENKLFAEQYLAGDLELEFNPQGTLAERIRAGGAGIAAFYTKTGVGTVIAEGKEVRSFNGEDYVMETGLVADISLVHAFKGDTEGNLVYRKTARNFNPDMATAARMTFAEVEHLVQPGEIDPDHIHTPGIFVSRIVHVPNPVKHIEKRTTREARREEA